GTCGCGCTGTTCGATGAAAACGAGGAACTTCATCAGATCACCTTCGCTTCTTCGCGGAGCAGCCGCGCGAGCTCGCGCGCCGCGCCCGCGGGATCGGCCGCCGCGCCCTCGGCGGAGGACTTCGGATCCCCTCCCGGAATGAAGTGGCACGGCTTCGGCGGCGGAGGGAGCTCGAGCCGGGTGAGCGTCGTCTTCGGCGCGAACGTCTCGGCGGCGCGCTCCTGGATCGGCTTCTTCTTGGCCGCCATGATCCCCTTGAGCGACGCGTAACGCGGCTCGTTCAGCCCCTTCTGCGCGGTGATCACGCAGGGAAGCGGGGCCTCGACGTGCTCGTGCGCGCCTTCGATCTCGCGTTCGCAGACGACCTTCCCGTCGCCGGCCTCGAACTTGACGACGTTGGCGACGTGCGGAACGCCGAGGAGCTCGGCGACCATCGGTCCGACGAGCGACTCGTCGAACCCGACCCCTTTCTGTCCGAACCAGACGACGTCGCGGGGAAGGTCCTTCACGGCGGCGGCGATGTTCCGGGCGACGCCGAGGGCGTCCAGGGCGTCGCCCTTCGAGTCGATCCAGATCCCGTCGTCCGCGCCGCGCGCGAGGCACTCCCGGATGCCCGTCTTCGCGCGCTCGGGTCCGAGCGAAAGCACGGTCACGGCCCCCGCGCCCTTCGATTCCTTCGTCTTGATCGCCTCCTCCAGCGCGTACTCGTCGTAGGGAGAGACGATCCACTTCACGTCGGATTCGTCGATCGACTTCCCGTCGGCGGCGACCCTGATCTTCGTCTCGGTGTCGGGAACGTAGGCGATGCACACGATCGAATTCATCGGTTTCTATCTTCTCTCCGCGCCCGGCAAACCTCGGCGCCGGCGGCGCTTGTGAAAAATTTCACCACAAGCGCGGGACGATATCACGAGGGATCGGAGCGGAATGATGCGAACGAACCGGGCGCTTCTCAGAAATTCGCGCCCGCCGTGATCGTGAAGGTGCCGGAAGAGCGGGAGGGCACAGTTTTCGCGCTCACGGTCGTAAGCGCCTCTGCAGGAGATCCCTCGCTCCGCCACTCGGGATTCAGTCCTCCGCGCTCACGGCGGTGAGCGCTGCGGGTCAGACCTTCTTGAGGAGGAGACACCCGTTCGTGCCGCCGAAGCCGAACGAGTTCGAGAGGGCGTAGCGGACGTCGACTTCGCGTGCGGTGTTCGGCACGTAATCGAGATCGCATTCGGGATCGGGCTCTTCGTAGTTGATCGTCGGAGGAATCACGCCGTGCTTGACGGTCAGGGCGAGGATCCCCATCTCCAGGCCTCCCGCGGCGCCCAGCAGGTGCCCGGTCATCGATTTCGTCGAGGAGATCGCGACCTTCTTCGCGTGGTCGCCGAAAACGCGCTTGACGGCGATCGTCTCGACGCGATCCCCCATCGGGGTCGAGGTGCCGTGGGCGTTGATGTAATCGACCTGCTCGGCGTTGACCTCGGCGTCCGCGAGCGTGTTGCGCATGACGCGCGCGGGGCCGTCGCCGTCCTCGGAGGGCGCCGAGATGTGGTACGCGTCGCCCGACATGCCGTAGCCGACCATCTCGGCATAGACGTTCGCGCCGCGCGCCTTCGCGGATTCCCATTCTTCGAGCACGAGCACGCCGGCGCCCTCGCCGATCACGAACC
This Thermoanaerobaculia bacterium DNA region includes the following protein-coding sequences:
- a CDS encoding electron transfer flavoprotein subunit beta/FixA family protein, with the protein product MNSIVCIAYVPDTETKIRVAADGKSIDESDVKWIVSPYDEYALEEAIKTKESKGAGAVTVLSLGPERAKTGIRECLARGADDGIWIDSKGDALDALGVARNIAAAVKDLPRDVVWFGQKGVGFDESLVGPMVAELLGVPHVANVVKFEAGDGKVVCEREIEGAHEHVEAPLPCVITAQKGLNEPRYASLKGIMAAKKKPIQERAAETFAPKTTLTRLELPPPPKPCHFIPGGDPKSSAEGAAADPAGAARELARLLREEAKVI